One genomic segment of Nitrospira sp. includes these proteins:
- a CDS encoding tetratricopeptide repeat protein — protein MRRRAGLVTILIVPLLFELHGASFAQTPDEQTADPPVLESPAPPPQPPQQDEHRLSEWTEQERNNAVFMLSELRGRVRTFPASAEDRLKLAQELYRVGDLDAALDECRIALKLQPSHAEALLQLGIILMAKQDGRAAATAFMEAILLNPELTHAHYSLGSVQYSLGNIKAAIHSYRRAIELQPHFPDARYRLALLLKLTNRDQEAAQFMEEAALGGVPQAQFFSGNAYKSGQGVAKDLARAIFWWTKAVELGHQPAGDALAKLRRQALSTDQADRRRTDALEGFHAYRARLWEEFPDYSRSGDQDTLGVTLLKSHRPDEAITMLLQESYALSDVALNELAALYEAGLDQHLAPFDKKLLLCMETMAGEGFAPAKKALARIYGRGLGVVPDRAKAKASLKGLPKQDAKALMDELNLQ, from the coding sequence ATGCGTCGCCGTGCAGGGCTCGTGACTATCCTTATTGTTCCGCTCCTCTTCGAACTTCACGGCGCGTCGTTCGCCCAAACGCCTGACGAACAGACCGCGGATCCACCCGTTCTCGAATCTCCAGCGCCACCGCCCCAGCCCCCGCAACAAGACGAGCATCGCCTCTCCGAATGGACAGAACAAGAGCGCAACAATGCCGTCTTCATGCTGAGCGAGTTGCGTGGACGAGTCAGAACGTTTCCCGCCAGCGCCGAAGACCGCCTCAAGTTGGCGCAAGAACTCTATCGCGTCGGCGACCTCGACGCCGCACTCGACGAATGCCGCATCGCGCTCAAACTGCAACCGAGCCATGCCGAAGCGTTGCTGCAACTCGGCATCATACTCATGGCGAAACAGGATGGACGCGCCGCCGCCACGGCCTTCATGGAAGCCATTCTCCTCAACCCCGAATTGACTCATGCGCACTACAGTCTCGGCAGCGTCCAGTACTCGCTCGGCAATATCAAAGCCGCGATTCACTCCTATCGACGGGCTATTGAACTGCAACCGCACTTCCCCGACGCCCGTTATCGGCTTGCACTATTGCTGAAACTGACGAATCGCGATCAGGAAGCGGCACAGTTCATGGAAGAAGCGGCCCTCGGCGGGGTCCCGCAGGCGCAGTTTTTTTCAGGCAATGCCTACAAGAGCGGGCAGGGCGTTGCCAAAGATCTGGCCCGGGCCATCTTCTGGTGGACCAAAGCGGTTGAACTCGGCCACCAGCCGGCCGGCGACGCCCTCGCCAAACTCCGGCGGCAAGCCCTCTCGACCGACCAGGCAGATCGACGGCGCACCGACGCACTCGAAGGGTTTCATGCCTACCGCGCCCGGCTCTGGGAGGAGTTTCCTGATTACAGCCGGTCTGGCGACCAAGACACATTGGGAGTGACGTTACTCAAGAGCCATCGCCCAGACGAAGCAATTACCATGCTCCTTCAAGAGAGCTATGCGTTGAGCGACGTGGCGTTGAACGAGCTGGCCGCGCTCTATGAAGCCGGGCTCGACCAGCACCTCGCCCCCTTCGACAAAAAGCTGCTCCTCTGCATGGAGACCATGGCCGGCGAGGGATTTGCGCCGGCGAAGAAAGCGCTCGCGCGCATCTACGGCCGCGGCCTCGGCGTGGTGCCGGACCGAGCCAAGGCGAAAGCCTCGCTCAAAGGCCTGCCAAAGCAAGACGCCAAAGCCCTGATGGATGAACTGAACCTCCAGTAA
- a CDS encoding sigma 54-interacting transcriptional regulator, translating into MLDWHKLWRHFITSLPLQALTIGVLATLLARLLWLIAPATVSALDWTVYDTWLRHRAPVAVSPALTIVARDPVSEAQFGPGPWDRAVLAQLITTAHETGAAAIGIDHRLNHASPAHLGGAASDALLLEATTSAGHVVTVFDDEAPPTSDAIIQGHLTLSPHSDHVARALPLFIEHGSPPLPSFGLALFSLAKRQPLPHETAETRLVNVVGNGTLADLPTIPLSTVWEAIHHHDSTALDGWLKGKVVVILSQVPSQNLWLLPTGQSVDGMTAHLQFLNSLLTETRLCQLGPLGRAGVTMMFASLIAWCLLRFHGSISLVFAAGAIALYAAVTAVVLGGLHLVLPAALPLTAALMVLLGTTAWTHLTAGQRLVLLERDMLRIQQDAAAVREALVLRENRAEALQEDLDAAKAAAAQSAGQRQDLAHATESLRAELADVQMQEQTAREQLERLERQLHDLRAAGSESGTVGDAALNQLSIECRQLGIVTRDASLLRLFRDVKKGAGSPLTVLLLGEPGTGKELFARAVHRLSPRSSRTFIAVNMAAISPELFESELFGHTKGSFTGAAADRRGYFELAHHGTIFLDEIGDLRLDHQSKLLRVLQEKSFYRVGATTPTTVDVRIVAATNRDLQRGVSEGWFREDLYFRLKGLVFRLPPLRERAADIPLLADVCLAEIATQMSRPVPKLSNDALRLLTEHDWPGNVREFRHALERAIALSDEPVLTRAAFSLEGSVETQAPKGSSGATVLPEPAGDAAVLSCLRQHGFDMQGTAKALGWDRSTVTQRLKGLCFQALVDSRGDQAKAALSIAGDPSHLRTVELKLLDYHSHLLSVIAPFKTAEEALADCRRRFKNLPDRHFASVETLVRDHFSKIPRP; encoded by the coding sequence ATGCTCGACTGGCACAAACTCTGGCGGCACTTCATCACCTCGCTGCCCCTTCAGGCGCTCACGATCGGCGTGCTGGCAACCCTTCTGGCCCGGCTGCTCTGGCTCATTGCGCCCGCGACTGTCAGCGCCCTCGATTGGACGGTCTACGATACGTGGCTCCGCCACCGCGCACCGGTCGCCGTCAGCCCCGCGCTGACGATCGTCGCGCGCGATCCCGTGAGCGAAGCACAGTTCGGGCCCGGACCATGGGACCGGGCCGTCCTGGCTCAGCTGATCACCACGGCCCATGAAACCGGCGCAGCCGCCATCGGGATCGACCATCGCCTCAACCACGCCAGTCCCGCCCACCTGGGCGGGGCCGCCAGTGACGCGCTGCTCCTGGAAGCGACCACATCTGCCGGCCACGTCGTCACCGTCTTCGATGACGAGGCCCCGCCGACCTCGGATGCCATCATTCAAGGGCATCTGACCCTGTCCCCCCATAGCGATCACGTGGCTCGCGCACTGCCCCTCTTCATAGAACACGGCTCTCCGCCTCTCCCCTCATTCGGACTGGCGCTGTTCTCCCTCGCGAAACGCCAGCCGCTTCCTCACGAAACCGCAGAAACCCGCCTCGTGAACGTGGTCGGCAATGGAACCCTGGCGGATTTGCCGACCATTCCGCTCTCCACCGTATGGGAAGCGATCCATCATCACGACAGTACCGCGCTCGACGGATGGTTGAAGGGCAAGGTGGTCGTCATTCTGTCTCAGGTCCCCTCACAGAACCTCTGGCTGCTACCGACGGGACAATCCGTCGACGGCATGACCGCGCATCTCCAGTTCCTCAACAGTCTGCTCACTGAAACCCGCCTCTGCCAGCTCGGGCCGCTCGGACGCGCCGGCGTCACCATGATGTTCGCCTCGCTCATCGCCTGGTGTCTCCTGCGATTTCACGGTTCCATCAGTCTGGTGTTCGCCGCCGGAGCCATCGCCCTCTATGCCGCCGTGACCGCCGTCGTACTTGGCGGACTGCATCTCGTGTTGCCGGCAGCCCTCCCGCTCACTGCCGCGCTCATGGTCCTGCTCGGCACCACCGCCTGGACACACCTCACGGCAGGCCAACGTCTGGTTCTGTTGGAGCGAGACATGCTCCGCATCCAACAGGATGCCGCCGCCGTGCGGGAAGCCCTCGTGCTGCGGGAGAATCGCGCCGAAGCCTTGCAGGAAGACTTGGACGCAGCCAAAGCAGCCGCCGCGCAATCGGCCGGTCAGCGGCAGGATCTCGCCCACGCCACCGAGTCCCTGCGAGCCGAACTGGCCGACGTCCAGATGCAGGAACAGACCGCCCGCGAACAACTCGAACGATTGGAGCGGCAACTCCACGATCTGCGCGCCGCCGGTTCAGAATCCGGTACGGTCGGCGACGCGGCGCTTAACCAGTTGTCCATTGAATGCCGCCAACTCGGGATCGTTACCAGAGACGCATCGCTTCTGCGCCTGTTCAGAGACGTAAAGAAGGGGGCCGGATCGCCGCTCACCGTTCTACTGCTCGGAGAACCTGGCACCGGCAAAGAACTCTTCGCCCGCGCAGTCCATCGGCTCAGCCCAAGATCGAGCCGGACCTTCATCGCCGTGAATATGGCGGCCATCTCGCCCGAACTATTTGAAAGCGAACTCTTCGGCCACACCAAGGGCAGCTTCACCGGCGCCGCCGCGGACCGGCGCGGCTACTTCGAGTTGGCCCACCATGGCACGATCTTTCTTGATGAAATCGGCGATCTGCGACTGGATCACCAGAGCAAGCTGCTCCGGGTATTACAGGAGAAGTCCTTCTACCGTGTGGGAGCGACCACCCCGACCACCGTGGATGTGCGCATTGTCGCCGCGACCAATCGCGATCTGCAGCGCGGAGTCTCGGAAGGCTGGTTCAGAGAAGACCTGTACTTCAGATTGAAGGGATTGGTATTCAGGCTGCCACCGCTCCGCGAACGGGCCGCCGATATTCCGCTTCTCGCCGACGTCTGCCTCGCCGAGATCGCCACGCAGATGAGCCGACCGGTCCCCAAACTCTCCAACGACGCCCTACGCCTGCTGACCGAGCATGACTGGCCGGGCAATGTCCGGGAATTCCGTCATGCCCTCGAACGAGCCATCGCCTTAAGTGATGAACCGGTACTGACGAGGGCAGCCTTCTCCCTGGAAGGGTCCGTCGAGACTCAGGCTCCCAAGGGATCGAGCGGGGCGACCGTGCTTCCTGAACCAGCCGGGGATGCCGCCGTGCTGAGCTGCCTCCGGCAGCACGGATTCGACATGCAGGGCACGGCGAAGGCCCTCGGCTGGGACCGCAGCACCGTGACGCAGCGATTGAAAGGCCTCTGCTTCCAGGCGCTCGTCGACTCCCGCGGCGACCAGGCGAAAGCCGCCCTGTCCATCGCCGGCGATCCAAGCCACCTGAGAACCGTTGAACTGAAGCTTCTGGACTACCATAGCCACCTCCTGTCGGTGATCGCCCCCTTCAAGACCGCCGAGGAAGCCCTGGCCGACTGCAGACGCCGCTTCAAGAACCTGCCAGACCGGCACTTTGCCTCGGTCGAAACCCTCGTACGAGATCACTTTTCCAAGATTCCACGCCCCTAA
- a CDS encoding HIT family protein — protein MTDPTCKACQGTWPRADHFIADLGLSQAYLHDDQFFKGWTVVVFRRHATELFQLAPTERMQLMEEVTLVAKTLAQVFDARKINYELLGNQLPHIHWHLIPRLATDPAPLEPVWRVQHEPIRPTAQELQGSIEHIKGAMAKLR, from the coding sequence ATGACTGATCCGACATGCAAAGCCTGTCAGGGAACCTGGCCGCGCGCCGACCACTTCATCGCCGACCTGGGACTGTCTCAGGCCTACTTGCACGACGACCAATTCTTTAAGGGCTGGACCGTCGTCGTCTTCCGGCGCCATGCGACCGAACTCTTCCAGTTGGCCCCCACGGAGCGGATGCAGTTGATGGAGGAAGTCACCCTGGTGGCCAAGACGCTGGCGCAGGTTTTCGATGCCAGGAAAATCAACTACGAGCTGCTGGGCAACCAACTCCCCCATATCCACTGGCATCTCATCCCCCGCCTGGCGACCGACCCGGCCCCCTTGGAACCGGTCTGGCGGGTGCAACATGAACCGATCCGTCCGACCGCCCAAGAACTCCAGGGCAGCATTGAACACATCAAAGGGGCGATGGCTAAGCTGCGCTAG
- a CDS encoding AAA family ATPase encodes MSDHRPDDIGQTGTSGAGAGKRTGSTTPDPLELIEQCLASFPENDPRQQILYKLRHSVMLAAASQQQREAEFKKISEVVAKLTAPANRIGTLLDLPGEGLARIIVGGAEYYANVDPRVANADLKIGAQILVNEAYAVIKTLGYDLNGPVLKLTEALPDGRLRFEQEMGRQSMILQRSSDLVGVELKAGDELRIDPGHRIAIEKLEDRKAKTHVLDEVPTVTWEQIGGQQEAISAIRKAIEYPLLHAETFQQFKFTQPKGFLLYGPPGCGKTLIGQAAAASLSKLVSESMAAGGKTETLPAITGGAFLHIKGPEILNMWLGESERMVRDLFAKARARRREGALPFIFIDEAESILGTRRASRSFNISSTLVPMFCSEMDGIESLRDVVIILASNRPDLIDPAVLRPGRIDRKIKVSRPNRESAAEILKVYLTNELPLDQALVAERGGDKAKAFVSLADEVIDQIYKRTDENRLLSIRLRSGQNKVLYRGDLVSGAILSSIVQRAKEKAIDRMIQSGQSAGLLAKDLSESVLEEFREGEMLPPDDAAEEWLKLLDHHPEQVVGVSSFRRGRQTEERLINQII; translated from the coding sequence ATGAGCGACCACCGACCAGACGATATAGGGCAGACCGGCACATCCGGCGCGGGAGCAGGAAAGCGGACGGGCTCAACCACTCCCGACCCGCTTGAGTTGATCGAACAATGCCTCGCCTCTTTTCCTGAGAACGATCCGCGCCAACAGATCCTCTACAAGCTCCGCCACTCCGTCATGCTGGCGGCCGCCAGTCAGCAGCAACGGGAGGCCGAATTCAAAAAAATCAGCGAGGTCGTGGCGAAGCTGACGGCGCCGGCCAACCGGATCGGCACGTTGCTCGATCTGCCGGGCGAAGGCCTGGCGAGGATCATCGTCGGCGGGGCCGAGTATTATGCGAATGTGGATCCCCGTGTGGCGAATGCGGACTTAAAGATCGGTGCGCAAATTCTCGTGAACGAAGCCTATGCGGTCATCAAGACGCTGGGCTACGACCTGAACGGGCCGGTGCTCAAGTTGACGGAAGCATTGCCGGACGGGCGGTTGCGTTTCGAGCAGGAGATGGGCCGCCAATCCATGATCCTCCAGCGGTCGAGCGACCTTGTGGGGGTGGAGCTGAAGGCCGGCGATGAATTGCGGATCGACCCGGGCCACCGGATTGCAATCGAGAAGCTGGAGGACCGGAAAGCCAAGACCCATGTCCTCGACGAAGTGCCGACGGTCACGTGGGAGCAGATCGGCGGCCAGCAGGAGGCGATCAGCGCGATTCGCAAGGCGATCGAATACCCCTTGCTGCATGCGGAGACGTTCCAGCAGTTCAAGTTCACGCAACCCAAGGGGTTCCTGCTCTATGGCCCGCCGGGCTGCGGGAAAACACTGATCGGCCAGGCTGCCGCAGCCAGTCTCTCGAAGCTCGTGAGCGAGTCGATGGCTGCCGGCGGGAAAACAGAGACGTTGCCTGCGATCACCGGCGGCGCATTCCTCCATATCAAAGGGCCCGAGATTCTGAATATGTGGCTCGGCGAGTCGGAGCGGATGGTGCGCGACCTTTTCGCCAAGGCCAGAGCCCGCCGCCGTGAGGGAGCGCTCCCGTTTATTTTCATCGACGAAGCCGAGTCGATTCTAGGGACGAGACGGGCGTCGCGTTCGTTCAATATTTCGAGCACGCTGGTTCCGATGTTTTGCTCAGAGATGGACGGGATCGAATCGTTGCGGGATGTCGTGATCATTCTCGCGTCGAATCGGCCGGATCTGATCGATCCCGCCGTACTGCGTCCGGGACGCATCGATCGCAAGATCAAGGTCAGCCGCCCGAATCGGGAATCGGCCGCCGAGATTTTGAAAGTCTATCTGACCAACGAGTTACCGCTGGATCAGGCGCTGGTGGCCGAACGAGGCGGGGACAAGGCGAAGGCCTTTGTCTCGCTGGCCGATGAGGTGATCGACCAGATTTACAAACGGACGGATGAGAACCGGTTGCTCTCCATCCGCCTCCGGAGCGGCCAGAACAAGGTACTCTATCGGGGCGATCTCGTAAGCGGGGCGATTCTTTCCTCCATTGTCCAGCGCGCGAAGGAAAAGGCGATCGATCGCATGATCCAATCCGGCCAGTCGGCAGGGCTTCTCGCGAAAGATCTCTCCGAGTCCGTGTTGGAGGAGTTCCGAGAAGGGGAGATGCTGCCGCCCGATGATGCCGCGGAAGAATGGTTGAAGCTGCTCGACCATCATCCGGAGCAGGTCGTCGGCGTGTCGTCCTTCCGGCGCGGTCGGCAGACGGAAGAGCGCTTGATCAATCAGATTATCTAA
- a CDS encoding trypsin-like peptidase domain-containing protein produces MLALSTAVTAADWGKPLGGTYDGVEGKPRPVAPAPAELSPDERATMAVFERATKSVVFIANTAIQRDVWSFDTMEVPQGSGSGFVWSKQGYLVTNFHVIYGADTIKVTLADRSEHQAKIVGADPDHDLAVLQIKVSENLLEPLAIGASHDLRVGQKVLAIGNPFGLDHTLTTGVVSALGRTIKSMSNRTIEGVIQTDAAINPGNSGGPLLDSSGRLIGVNTQIVSPSGAYAGIGFAVPVDTVNRIVPELIKHGKLIRPGLGVSLVPDSIVKRWGIKGLVIGKVSRGGSADRAGLRGARETQAGRIELGDIVVAIDGKPVETIDDMMDIMEAHKVGDQVTLDIIRANKRQQLPLTLQAVN; encoded by the coding sequence GTGCTTGCGTTAAGCACGGCCGTCACTGCGGCCGACTGGGGCAAACCGCTGGGCGGGACCTACGACGGAGTTGAGGGCAAGCCTCGACCGGTCGCTCCTGCACCGGCTGAATTGAGTCCCGACGAACGCGCGACCATGGCGGTGTTCGAGCGGGCCACCAAGTCGGTGGTCTTCATCGCGAACACCGCTATCCAACGAGATGTCTGGTCCTTCGATACGATGGAAGTCCCGCAGGGGTCCGGCTCCGGATTTGTCTGGAGTAAGCAGGGCTATCTTGTGACGAATTTCCACGTCATCTACGGGGCCGATACCATCAAGGTCACGCTGGCCGACCGGAGCGAACATCAAGCCAAGATTGTCGGGGCCGATCCGGACCATGATCTCGCAGTGTTGCAGATCAAGGTTTCTGAGAATCTCCTGGAGCCGTTGGCGATCGGGGCGTCGCACGACTTGCGGGTCGGGCAGAAAGTCCTGGCGATCGGCAATCCGTTCGGGCTGGACCATACCTTGACCACAGGAGTGGTCAGCGCTCTAGGACGCACGATCAAGTCGATGTCGAACCGGACGATCGAGGGCGTGATCCAAACCGATGCGGCCATCAACCCCGGCAACTCCGGGGGGCCGTTGCTCGACAGCAGCGGGCGGTTGATCGGCGTGAACACGCAAATCGTCAGCCCCAGCGGCGCCTATGCCGGCATCGGCTTCGCGGTACCGGTGGATACCGTCAATCGCATCGTGCCGGAGTTGATCAAGCACGGGAAGCTCATCAGGCCGGGATTGGGTGTGTCGCTGGTGCCCGATTCCATCGTCAAACGATGGGGGATCAAAGGGTTGGTGATTGGAAAAGTGTCACGGGGCGGGAGCGCCGATCGCGCCGGGCTGCGGGGGGCGCGCGAGACGCAAGCCGGGCGCATCGAGCTCGGCGACATTGTCGTGGCGATCGACGGGAAGCCGGTCGAGACGATCGACGACATGATGGATATCATGGAAGCGCATAAGGTCGGCGATCAGGTGACGCTCGACATTATCCGCGCCAATAAACGGCAACAGTTGCCTCTTACCCTCCAGGCGGTCAATTAA
- a CDS encoding secondary thiamine-phosphate synthase enzyme YjbQ, whose translation MSVKTVTSRVNMQGDTHIENLTKSVQAAVAESGLSAGIATVFVKHTTASIMIIEDEPGIRADTKAFWDRTVPADPAWQHNTRNAGEDNGHSHLRGQLQGPSITIPFSDGALLLGTWQQVVVVDFDTRSRTRELIYQIIGE comes from the coding sequence ATGTCTGTGAAAACCGTGACCTCTCGCGTGAATATGCAGGGCGATACGCATATCGAGAATCTGACGAAATCGGTGCAGGCCGCCGTCGCTGAGTCCGGTCTGAGCGCCGGTATCGCCACGGTGTTTGTGAAGCACACGACTGCGTCGATCATGATCATCGAGGACGAGCCGGGTATCCGTGCCGATACGAAGGCCTTTTGGGATCGCACCGTGCCGGCCGATCCCGCCTGGCAGCACAATACGAGAAATGCCGGTGAAGATAACGGGCACAGCCATCTCCGCGGGCAGCTGCAAGGGCCGTCTATCACGATTCCATTTTCCGACGGGGCGCTTCTGCTGGGCACCTGGCAGCAAGTGGTCGTGGTCGATTTTGACACGCGCTCCCGCACGCGCGAACTGATCTACCAAATCATCGGTGAGTGA